A single window of Pyxicephalus adspersus chromosome 10, UCB_Pads_2.0, whole genome shotgun sequence DNA harbors:
- the LOC140339097 gene encoding uncharacterized protein — MEKPSKDRLTLSPDCEMEAMTGDCAGEETISSAMDRPSDPSDSEPPPTVRNGAGIPEKTFSCPDCVEIFSCELSLSVHQRSHTGKRRHYCYECGKCFLRKYTLVRHQRSHTGEKPYSCSECGKCFSQKSDLGKHQRSHTGEKPYTCPVCGKCFSNNSCLHRHQWSHTRKKPYYCSECGKHYPRRSELVKHQRSHTGEKPYSCSECGKTFSDKANLSRHQILHTENKLYSCPECRKCFALKAGLVKHQRSHSREKPYSCAECGKCYTHKSNLIFHKRLHTGEKLHSCSECGKCYAKKSELVEHQRSHTGERPYFCSECGKHFSYKSCLIRHQKTHLPPEVSEVQKLLTV; from the coding sequence atgGAGAAACCCTCAAAGGATCGTCTGACTTTATCTCCAGACTGTGAAATGGAGGCCATGACAGGAGATTGTGCGGGAGAAGAGACCATCAGCTCAGCTATGGATAGACCATCCGATCCCTCTGACTCTGAGCCTCCTCCTACTGTTAGGAATGGTGCCGGCATTCCGGAGAAGACATTTTCCTGTCCCGATTGTGTGGAGATTTTTAGCTGTGAATTAAGTCTTTCTGTACATCAGCGATCTCACACTGGGAAGAGGCGCCATTATTGTtatgagtgtgggaaatgttttctgCGTAAATACACACTGGTCagacatcagagatctcacacaggggagaagccatattcatgttctgagtgtggaaaatgtttctcaCAAAAGTCAGACCTTGGTaaacatcagagatctcacacaggggagaagccatatacCTGTCCCgtgtgcgggaaatgtttttcaaataattCATGTCTTCATAGACATCAGTGGTCTCACACAAGGAAGAAACCATACTATTGTTCTGAGTGCGGGAAACATTACCCCCGCAGATCAGAACTTGTCaaacatcagagatctcacaccggggagaagccatattcttgCTCTGAGTGTGGGAAAACCTTTTCAGATAAGGCCAATCTTTCCAGACATCAGATATTACACACAGAGAATAAGCTGTATTCCTGCCCTGAGTGTAGGAAATGCTTTGCACTGAAAGCTGGCCTTGTTAAGCATCAGAGATCTCATAGcagggagaagccatattcctgtgctgagtgtgggaaatgttataCACATAAATCAAATCTTATTTTTCATAAGAGATTGCACACAGGGGAGAAGTTACATTCCTGCTCTGAGTGTGGTAAATGTTATGCCAAGAAATCAGAACTTGTTgaacatcagagatctcacacaggtGAGAGGCCGTATTTCTGTTCTGAGTGCgggaaacatttttcatataagtCCTGTCTTATTAGACACCAGAAAACCCACTTACCCCCAGAGGTGTCAGAAGTGCAGAAACTGTTAACTGTATGA